From the genome of Oceanispirochaeta sp. M1, one region includes:
- a CDS encoding winged helix-turn-helix transcriptional regulator — protein MTKIREVMRLHDQAELSQRQISKLTGISRPVVSQIITKMHEEEFGFKQAVSLSDSGLKELLSSKQTSKS, from the coding sequence GAGGTTATGAGGCTTCATGACCAGGCTGAGTTGAGCCAGAGACAGATCTCAAAACTGACTGGAATATCAAGACCAGTCGTATCGCAGATCATTACAAAAATGCATGAAGAAGAATTCGGTTTTAAACAAGCTGTATCATTAAGTGATTCAGGTCTGAAAGAACTTCTATCATCGAAACAGACCAGCAAAAGCA